ATGGGATACTGATGATAATTGGGTTATGTATAATGGTGTATTATATGATTTATCTCAGCCAGATACAGAACGCATGATGAAATTTGATTCACAAGTTTTACCGATAAACCAAAATCCAAATCAAATAATTAGAAGTCAGAAAAAACCAGATGAAATGAGTATCAAAGAGTTAAAAGAACAAATTGATATCATGAAATCACAATATGTAGATACACGAAAAATAGAAACAGAATTATATCAAAGATTTACAGTACCAATGGCAAGTTTAATGTTTGCATTAATCGGGGCGCCACTTGGTATTCAACCAAATAGAAGTTCATCTTCCATTGGTTTTGGTATAAGTATCATTATAATTTTTATTTACTATACGTTGATGACTTTAGCTGGAGCCATTGGACAGAGTTCATTTATTCCGCCAGCAATCGCTGTTTGGATACCAAATATTGTAACCCTTATTGTAGGTTGTTATTTAATACGTAAAGAGTCAAAATAATAGAAAGAGAAAAGTAGGTGTGAGCCATGTATGGCATTATGCTGATTGTAGTATTAGTTTTGACCGGTGGCGTAATCGCCTTCATAGGTGACCGCCTAGGCAGTAAAGTAGGAAAGAAAAAACTGTCTTTATTCGGAATGCGACCAAAGCACACATCAATACTCGTTACAATTGTTACAGGGATTTTGATAACGACGGTAACTTTTGGTGTATTAGCTATAGCATCTGAAAATGTCAGAACAGCACTTTTCGGCATGGAAAAATTGCGTAAAGAAATGCAAGCAACGCAAGAAGATTTAGACGAAGCTACTGTTTCATTAGAAACGATGAAACAGGATTTAACTTTTACTAAAGATGAATATGATAAATCCAAGAAAGAATTGGAAAAATCACAGTCAGAATTAGAAAAAGCACAATCTTCAGCGGAAGAATTAAAACGACAACAAGAGCAATTGCAAGCACGAAATTATCAGTTATTAGCAGATAATGAACAGCTTATAGGAAATAATAGCCAATTGGCTCAAGAAAATAGTGATTTATTAGCAGATAATGATATTTTGACGGCAAATAATCAAAGTTTAAAAACAGATAATGCTAGCCTTGAAAAATTAAATAGTGATTTACAAGAGGGCATAGAAAATATACGTGAACGTCCAATTGTATATCGTGTTGGTGAGTTATTAGCCAGTGGTATTATCAAGAAGACAGATAGTCCAGGACAGATACAACACGATTTAAATCAGATAGTGGCACTAGCTAATAGTAAAATTGTTGACCGTTTAGGTGAAGAAGAAGCTAAAAATGGTGTTTGGATTTATCCAGCAGAATATGAAGAAGCCGTAAAAACTTTAATGCATGCGGATAGAGATATGGTTGTTCGCTTAATTGTTGCTGCCAATTTAGTAAAGGGAGATGCAGTGCTTACAGATTTAGAACTTCATCCTAATAGAATGGTATATCAAAAAGATGAATTGGTATATCAAAAGGTATATGATATTTCAGTTGATGGAATAAATACAGAATATCTAATAGGTGATTTTCTGCGTAATGTAAATAAAACTGCAACGAGCAATGGTATATTACCAAATCCACTTACAGGAGCAGTTGGTGTCATAAGTGGCAACCAAATTTATTCCATTGATAAAGCATTACAAAATTCAAGTGGTAATATACTTGTGAGTGCTTATGCTGTGCAAAATACGGATATATTAGGTCCATTGCGTTTAAATATAGTGTTGCATCAAGATGATGATAAGAATGAATGATTGTTTTATATCTATTGACCCAGGCAGAGAAAAAACGGGAATAGCTGTATTTTCTTTTAATGGGGAAATATATTGGCATGGCATTGTAAGTTCAGAAAAATTGCTTGATAAAATCAATCAGTTGATAGACAATTTCTTTATAAAATTATTAGTAATAGGTAGTGGTACAAGTAGTAAACAGAAGCAAAGACTTTTAAAAGAAAATTTTCCGCTATTAGATTTTACAGTAGTTGATGAATATAGAACTACTGATGAAGCGCGAAAGCTTTATTTTAAAGATAATCCGCCACGTGGTTGGAAAAGACTTCTTCCATTAGGAATGCAAACTCCTCCAGTACCTGTAGATGATTATGCTGCTATTGCTATTGGAAAAAAATATTTAAAATTGCATAATGATATATAATTAGTCATTAGAAAATTATTAACTGCACTGTTATTATAATAAGTTTTACCATAACAGTGCAGTTTTTGTTTACATAAATATGACATTTGTTACTTAAAATAATGACAACAGTAATGATATAATAGTGCAAAGTGGGTGATTATATGCGTAGTAATAAAAGTTTTATTTGGAAAATAATAATAGTATTAAATATTGCCATTATATGTTTTATTTATATGCAATACATAGTAGCAGATAGAGAACATAAAGTTTTTGGTGTTACATATATGACGATGAATAATCCTTTTTATAAGATTATTAATAATGAGATATTAAAAATTGTAGAAGAACATAATGATGTGCTTATAACTTTAGACCCAGCCCTTGATATAGAAAAGCAAAATGAACAAATTTATGATTTAGTAGAAAAAAGAGTAGATGGAATTTTTGTCAATCCAATAGATTTTCAGAAAATCAGTCCTGCTTTAGAATATGCTAAAAAAAAGGGTATACCGGTCATTATTGTTGATTCACAAATTCAAAATAAAGAATTAGTAGATTGTACAATTGTTTCAGATAATTATAATGCAGGTGTACAATGTGCAACAGCTATGATGAATAGACTTGATAAGGCAAATATTTTTTTATTGAAGCATACAACGGCTAAATCAGCAGAAGACAGAATTAAAGGTTTTACTGATACAATAAAAGGTAATGATAATTATAAAATCATCAACGAAAGCGAATGTGAAGGGCAATTAGAAAAGGCAATGCCTGCTACACAGAAAATGTTAGAAGAAACACCAGATGTCGATGTTATCATGGCACTTAATGACCCAAGTGCCTTGGGGGCAATAGCAGCTTTAGAGTCTAAACAACGTTATGATGTTTTAGTCTATGGTGTAGATGGAACACCGGATATGAAATCATTATTTAAATACAATCCAATGGCAGCTGGAACGGTGGCACAGTCGCCTATATCCATAGGGAAAATAGCTGGAGAAAAAATGTATGATATTATATCTGGCGAAAATGTGGAAAAAGAAGTTATAGTACCAGTTTTTTTCATAAATAAGGATAATTTAAACAAATATGATGAAAAGAGTTGGCAATAATGAAACATACAAATTTATATTATCTGTCAATAATACGTAATTTGATGGTGTTATTGAATTTTATAAATATATTATTTTTAGCAACGATAATATTATTTACCAGTAAATACATTGTTGAAAATCAATTAGCAAGAGAATTTTTAGAAAAAATTACTTATGTGCCAAAGTCTCCTCAGTTGGTATTTTGGGGTTCAATAATTTTATTTGCAATATTGATTTACCTTATGTATCATCGTGATAAAAAAATTATTGAACATAAATTAGTCAATAATCTATATAATTTTTTTGAAGCTATTATTTGTTTTATCATAGTATATCTTTTGTATATGACGTATAATGGCTTAGTTTTATTGGTTTTTTGTGATTGTATTTATAATTTTAAAGATGATAAATATGCTAAATATATGTTGATATCATTGATTGGTATGTATTTGTTTACAAATTGGGATGTATTTACAGCTTTTTCACCATTGATGAATTTTCAGCAATACGTACAATTTTACGATGTAAATTTAAAAAATCTGTTATTTTTATCTAAAAGTATTTTAGAAATGTTTAATATATTGTTATTTATAATTTTTATGTCAGTATATGCAGTAGGTCAAATTCAAGAAAATGAATTTATTTCTAAAAAACTTAGAATGATTTCGCTTGTAAATAAAAAATTGCAAAGATATGCTGTAGTTACGGAAAGAATTGGCGAAAACAATGAAAGAAAAAGATTAGCAAGGGAAATTCATGATACAGTTGGTCATGCTTTAGCAGGTGTGGCAGCTGGTATTGATGCTTGTATTGTGATGATTGACAGTAATCCAGAAGCGACGAAAAGTCAGTTAAAAGTTATTTCTAAAGTAGTGCGTCAAGGTATGGTTGATGTACGAAAATCTTTAAATAAACTTAGACCAGGAGCTTTAGAAAAACAGGGCTTTAAAGAAGCCATAGAAAAGATGATAGATGATTTTGGCAGTTTAAGTGAGGTAAATATTAAATTAGATTACAGATTAAAAGATGTGGATTTGGAAAATACAACAGAAGATATTTTATTTAGGATTATTCAAGAAAGTATGACTAATTCAGTGCGTCATGGTGGTGCTAGCCAGATAAATATTTCGTTGTATATGGAAGAAAATAATCTTTGTTTGTACATAAAAGATAATGGTATCGGTTGTAGTGAAATATCGTATGGTTTTGGTTTAAAACAAATGAAAGAACGTGTTGCTATTATTAACGGAAAAGTTAAATTTGATGGAACGAATGGTTTTATGGTAATGGTGAAGATACCGATTTTTAAATAATAGAGGTGTAGTAAGGAATGATTAGAGTAGTAATTGCTGATGACCAAGAATTGATAAGAACATCGCTTAAAATTATTTTGAGTACGCATAAAGACCTTGAAATAGTAGGAGTGGCGGCAGATGGTTTTGAAGTACTCGATATATTAAAGCAAAAAGAAGTGGATATTGTTTTAATGGATATTCGCATGCCTCATATGGATGGTGTGTACTGTACAAAAGTCATAAAAGAACAATATCCAGCGACAAAAGTTGTAATTTTAACGACTTTTAATGATGATGATTTTGTATTTAGTGCATTAAAATATGGCGCAAGTGGCTATTTGTTAAAAGATGTTAGCATGGATGAATTATACAGTGATATCGTGACTGTATATAAAGGTGGTGCTTTAATCAACCCAGATATTGCAACGAAAGTATTCAGTATGTTCACAAAGATGTCACAACAT
The window above is part of the Megamonas hypermegale genome. Proteins encoded here:
- a CDS encoding DUF3084 domain-containing protein, translated to MLIVVLVLTGGVIAFIGDRLGSKVGKKKLSLFGMRPKHTSILVTIVTGILITTVTFGVLAIASENVRTALFGMEKLRKEMQATQEDLDEATVSLETMKQDLTFTKDEYDKSKKELEKSQSELEKAQSSAEELKRQQEQLQARNYQLLADNEQLIGNNSQLAQENSDLLADNDILTANNQSLKTDNASLEKLNSDLQEGIENIRERPIVYRVGELLASGIIKKTDSPGQIQHDLNQIVALANSKIVDRLGEEEAKNGVWIYPAEYEEAVKTLMHADRDMVVRLIVAANLVKGDAVLTDLELHPNRMVYQKDELVYQKVYDISVDGINTEYLIGDFLRNVNKTATSNGILPNPLTGAVGVISGNQIYSIDKALQNSSGNILVSAYAVQNTDILGPLRLNIVLHQDDDKNE
- a CDS encoding sugar ABC transporter substrate-binding protein, with translation MQYIVADREHKVFGVTYMTMNNPFYKIINNEILKIVEEHNDVLITLDPALDIEKQNEQIYDLVEKRVDGIFVNPIDFQKISPALEYAKKKGIPVIIVDSQIQNKELVDCTIVSDNYNAGVQCATAMMNRLDKANIFLLKHTTAKSAEDRIKGFTDTIKGNDNYKIINESECEGQLEKAMPATQKMLEETPDVDVIMALNDPSALGAIAALESKQRYDVLVYGVDGTPDMKSLFKYNPMAAGTVAQSPISIGKIAGEKMYDIISGENVEKEVIVPVFFINKDNLNKYDEKSWQ
- a CDS encoding response regulator transcription factor; amino-acid sequence: MIRVVIADDQELIRTSLKIILSTHKDLEIVGVAADGFEVLDILKQKEVDIVLMDIRMPHMDGVYCTKVIKEQYPATKVVILTTFNDDDFVFSALKYGASGYLLKDVSMDELYSDIVTVYKGGALINPDIATKVFSMFTKMSQHNMIIQVDESFLKDISKTEWKVIQQVGCGLSNKEIAQKLFLSEGTVRNYLSSILSKLNLRDRTQLAIWAVQTGKTIRDFDNE
- a CDS encoding sensor histidine kinase produces the protein MKHTNLYYLSIIRNLMVLLNFINILFLATIILFTSKYIVENQLAREFLEKITYVPKSPQLVFWGSIILFAILIYLMYHRDKKIIEHKLVNNLYNFFEAIICFIIVYLLYMTYNGLVLLVFCDCIYNFKDDKYAKYMLISLIGMYLFTNWDVFTAFSPLMNFQQYVQFYDVNLKNLLFLSKSILEMFNILLFIIFMSVYAVGQIQENEFISKKLRMISLVNKKLQRYAVVTERIGENNERKRLAREIHDTVGHALAGVAAGIDACIVMIDSNPEATKSQLKVISKVVRQGMVDVRKSLNKLRPGALEKQGFKEAIEKMIDDFGSLSEVNIKLDYRLKDVDLENTTEDILFRIIQESMTNSVRHGGASQINISLYMEENNLCLYIKDNGIGCSEISYGFGLKQMKERVAIINGKVKFDGTNGFMVMVKIPIFK
- a CDS encoding resolvase — protein: MNDCFISIDPGREKTGIAVFSFNGEIYWHGIVSSEKLLDKINQLIDNFFIKLLVIGSGTSSKQKQRLLKENFPLLDFTVVDEYRTTDEARKLYFKDNPPRGWKRLLPLGMQTPPVPVDDYAAIAIGKKYLKLHNDI